The following coding sequences lie in one Kwoniella dendrophila CBS 6074 chromosome 10, complete sequence genomic window:
- a CDS encoding cystathionine beta-synthase, with amino-acid sequence MSGELQSQHHWQGVLDSALDAVGHTPLIKLQKIARAEGLKCNLMGKCEFFSAGGSVKDRIAKRMVEEAEKEGRLIPGESIVIEPTSGNTGIGLALACAIKGYKCIITLPAKMSLEKEVMLRSLGAEIVRTPTEAAWDSDESHIGIAKKLQKSIKGGIILDQYSNPNNPLAHYYGTYEEITYALRTSDLPRKDISLLVAGAGTGGTITGIARAIRNYESKLVNGDAASHGRTIVLAVDPEGSILGGGEPGNYEVEGIGYDFFPEVLDPKPPVVDKWIKTDDEEAFAATKRLIREEGLFVGGSSGSALSGALRFLKSEDGKSIAADPNANVVVILPDGVRNYISKPWFLETSKRPVNEDIDEKEDLHSTIKGIIGRELNDVASVLKQSENQGKALENGD; translated from the exons ATGAGTGGCGAGCTACAATCACAGCATCACTGGCAAGGGGTATTGGATTCTGCCTTGGATGCAGTGGGACATACTCCTTTGATCAAATTACAGAAGATAGCTAGAGCAGAAGGATTGAAATGTAACTTGATGGGTAAATGTGAATTCTTTTCTGCTGGAGGTAGTGTAAAAGATAGAATAGCCAAA AGAATGGTGGAAGAAgcagagaaagaaggaagattGATACCAGGAGAAAGTATAGTAATTGAACCTACAAGTGGAAACACAGGAATTGGATTAGCTTTAGCATGTGCAATAAAAGGATATAAATGTATAATAACATTACCTGCGAAAATGtctttagaaaaagaagtcATGTTACGTTCATTAGGAGCAGAAATCGTTAGAACACCAACTGAAGCTGCATGGGATAGTGATGAGAGTCATATCGGTATAGCCAAAAAGCTgcaaaaatcaattaaaggtGGGATCATTTTAGATCAatattcaaatccaaataatcctttAGCTCATTATTATGGTACTTATGAGGAAATTACT TACGCTTTGCGGACATCTGATTTaccaagaaaagatattTCTCTTCTAGTAGCTGGAGCAGGAACAGGAGGTACAATAACAGGCATAGCTAGAGCTATACGAAATTATGAGTCGAAATTAGTGAACGGAGACGCTGCTTCTCATGGTCGAACAATCGTCTTAGCTGTAGATCCAGAAGGCTCgattttaggtggtggtgagCCAGGTAATTATGAAGTGGAAGGTATAGGATAT GACTTCTTCCCAGAAGTTTTGGATCCTAAACCGCCTGTCGTTGACAAGTGGATAAaaacagatgatgaagaagcttttgCCGCTACCAAGCGATTAAT TCGCGAAGAGGGATTGTTTGTTGGTGGATCATCCGGATCAGCATTATCAGGAGCATTACGATTTCTCAAGTCAGAAGATGGAAAATCGATTGCCGCGGATCCAAATGCAAACGTAGTAGTAATTTTACCAGATGGGGTAAGAAATTATATCTCCAAACCATGGTTCTTAGAGACGTCTAAAAGGCCtgtaaatgaagatatagatgagaaagaagatttacattCTACCataaaaggtataattggTAGAGAACTGAATGATGTCGCATCCGTTCTGAAGCAATCTGAAAATCAAGGCAAGGCTTTAGAGAATGGAGATTAG